A stretch of DNA from Synechococcus sp. JA-3-3Ab:
GCCCGGATTTGCTTCACCTCAAGCCCTATGATGCCGTGCCGCCCCAAGCTGCCGACAAGTTGGATGCAAACGAGTTTCCCTGGGATTGGCCGGTGGGCTTCAAGCAGAAACTCTCCCTCCTCTGGGAAAAAGGGATCCCCAGCAACCGCTACCCCGATGCTCATCACCAGGGCCTCAAGCAGGCCATCGCCGCCTATGCCGGGGCAGATCCGGCCCAGATTAGCCTGGGCAACGGTTCCGACGAGCTAATCCGCTCCCTGCTCATCGCCACCTGTGTGGGCGAGCGGGGCAGCGTTTTGGTTGCAGAGCCCACCTTTTCCATGTACGCCATCCTAGCCCAGAGCCTGGGGATCCCGGTGGTGCGGGTGCCCCGCCATCCCGAGACGTTTGCTCTGGATCTGGGGCGGTGTCAACAGGCCGTAGCGGAGCAGCGGGTGCGGGTGGTGTGCTTGGTAGATCCCAATTCGCCCACCGGCAATGGCCTGAGCACCGCTGAGTGGGAGTGGGTTGAAGGGTTGCCCGCCGAGATTTTGGTGATCCTCGATGAGGCCTATTTTGAGTTCAGCCAGCACACGGCCCTGCCCAAGCTGGCGGAGCACCCCAACTGGGTTATCTTGCGCACCTTCTCCAAAGCCTTTCGCCTGGCAGCTCACCGGGTGGGCTATGCCATCGGCCATCCGCAGCTTATCCAGGTGCTGGACTCCATCCGCCTGCCCTACAATCTCTCGGCC
This window harbors:
- a CDS encoding histidinol-phosphate transaminase, with the translated sequence MCALRYLRPDLLHLKPYDAVPPQAADKLDANEFPWDWPVGFKQKLSLLWEKGIPSNRYPDAHHQGLKQAIAAYAGADPAQISLGNGSDELIRSLLIATCVGERGSVLVAEPTFSMYAILAQSLGIPVVRVPRHPETFALDLGRCQQAVAEQRVRVVCLVDPNSPTGNGLSTAEWEWVEGLPAEILVILDEAYFEFSQHTALPKLAEHPNWVILRTFSKAFRLAAHRVGYAIGHPQLIQVLDSIRLPYNLSAISQWAVQIALEHAEEFLADLPLIRQERDALYQALQELPGVRVWPSQANFLYFRVAGWDPQDLQRAWQELGTCVRCTGGGLRLTVGTPEENQRALERLRQILR